One window of Nicotiana tomentosiformis chromosome 11, ASM39032v3, whole genome shotgun sequence genomic DNA carries:
- the LOC104102231 gene encoding ent-kaurene synthase TSP4, chloroplastic encodes MPLSPATTATCFTTFSSTKTHRLLPSSASASSYLSVLKPRKFHSLNGAGTNTFTNKFNTASRLGVTQPSHSSACLIDATQTAPSTDFSLQSNEATKERIRELFHKVEISVSSYDTAWVAMVPSPHSAEVPCFPECLDWVLQNQLEDGSWALPHHRPSLLKDVLSSTLACVLALQKWGVGEELISRGLLFIELNFASAIDEDQYSPIGFGVIFTGMLEYAKELSLKLHLESSVFNELLHRRDIELQRLYNSSSLELNPYLAYVSEGMGELQDWKMVMKYQSKNGSLFNSPSTTAASLVHRYDSCCLDYLRHALEKFGNAVPAICPIDIHGRLCMVDNLNKLGICRHFAEEIQSVLDETYRCWLQGEEEIFTNASTCAMSFRILREYGYNVSSDPVAQFLEQEHCGGHLKDIYTMLDLYQALEMIIATDQPVSEKLNSSLHFLRQRLASEVYPPSRRMRQIHEQVDDVLKFPSHAKLERIANRRNIEHYEVDNTRVLKTSYCSSNFGNKDLLTLAVEDFNFCQSIHRKELKQLERWLIRNRLDKLKFAREKSAYCYFSAAATIFHPELSDARMSWAKNGVLTTVVDDFFDVGGSMEELNNLIQLFKKWDVDVSTDCCSEKVGIIFSALHSTICEIGDEAFKWQAHNATRHITDIWSNLLNAMLREAEWARDMSVPTMDEYIANGYVSFALGPIVLPALYFVGPKLPNDVVQHPEYQSLFKLMSTCGRLLNDIRSFERESKDGKLNAVALSVIHGNGSVSEEAAIGDLSRTIEIQRGELLNMVLQGEGSVVPRACKDLFWKMSKVLHHFYIKDDGFSSMAMTDTVKAIIHEPINLDAGTADWSGEYWIIY; translated from the exons ATGCCTCTTTCGCCTGCTACCACTGCCACCTGCTTTACTACTTTTTCTTCTACTAAAACCCATCGCCTTCTTCCCTCCTCCGCCTCCGCCTCTTCTTATCTCTCAG TTCTTAAACCTCGGAAGTTTCATTCCCTTAACGGAGCTGGAACAAATACTTTCACAAACAAATTCAACACTGCTAGTCGCTTGGGTGTCACCCAACCTTCCCATTCCTCTG CTTGTCTGATTGATGCCACCCAAACAGCACCATCAACTGATTTTTCTCTTCAA AGCAATGAGGCGACCAAAGAAAGAATCAGGGAACTGTTCCACAAAGTTGAAATTTCTGTTTCGTCATACGACACGGCGTGGGTGGCAATGGTCCCTTCTCCACATTCAGCTGAAGTCCCATGTTTCCCTGAGTGCCTTGACTGGGTGTTGCAGAATCAACTGGAAGATGGATCATGGGCGCTTCCGCATCACCGACCCTCGTTACTTAAAGATGTTCTTTCGTCTACTTTGGCATGTGTCCTTGCACTCCAAAAATGGGGCGTAGGTGAAGAATTAATCAGCAGGG GGTTACTTTTTATCGAGTTAAATTTTGCTTCTGCAATTGACGAGGACCAATATTCTCCAATTGGATTTGGTGTCATATTCACTGGCATGCTTGAATATGCTAAAGAGTTATCTCTGAAGCTTCATTTAGAATCAAGCGTGTTTAATGAGCTGCTTCATAGAAGGGATATCGAGCTCCAAAG ATTGTACAACAGCAGCTCATTGGAGCTTAATCCTTACCTCGCTTATGTGTCAGAGGGAATGGGAGAACTTCAAGACTGGAAGATGGTTATGAAATATCAAAGTAAGAATGGGTCATTGTTCAATTCACCATCTACTACAGCTGCTTCTCTTGTTCACCGTTATGATTCTTGTTGCCTCGATTACCTTCGCCATGCATTGGAAAAGTTTGGGAATGCCG TTCCAGCTATCTGTCCAATAGATATACACGGACGCCTTTGTATGgtcgataatctcaataaattGGGAATTTGTCGACATTTTGCTGAGGAAATTCAGAGTGTACTGGATGAAACTTACCG atgctgGCTGCAGGGGGAGGAAGAAATCTTCACAAATGCTTCCACTTGTGCCATGTCATTCAGGATATTGCGCGAATATGGATACAATGTCTCCTCTG ATCCTGTAGCTCAGTTTCTGGAGCAGGAGCACTGTGGTGGACATTTGAAGGACATATATACTATGTTGGATTTGTATCAAGCGTTAGAAATGATTATTGCTACTGATCAACCTGTTTCTGAGAAATTGAACTCATCCTTACATTTTCTTAGACAGCGACTGGCAAGTGAGGTTTATCCTCCAAGCAGACGTATGAGACAGATCCATGAACAG GTGGATGATGTTCTTAAGTTCCCTTCTCATGCGAAGTTAGAACGGATAGCCAACAGGAGAAATATAGAGCACTATGAAGTAGATAATACAAGAGTCCTAAAAACTTCATATTG TTCGTCAAATTTTGGCAACAAAGATCTCTTAACCTTGGCGGTAGAAGACTTCAACTTTTGCCAATCTATTCACCGCAAAGAATTAAAACAACTTGAGAG GTGGTTAATACGAAACAGATTGGACAAATTGAAGTTTGCCAGAGAGAAGTCTGCATACTGCTACTTTTCTGCTGCAGCCACAATTTTTCATCCTGAACTATCTGATGCCCGCATGTCATGGGCCAAGAATGGTGTACTTACTACTGTGGTTGATGACTTCTTTGATGTCGGAGGTTctatggaagaattgaataacCTAATTCAGTTGTTTAAGAA GTGGGATGTAGATGTTAGCACTGACTGCTGTTCGGAGAAAGTGGGCATCATATTTTCAGCGCTTCACAGCACTATTTGTGAGATTGGAGATGAAGCATTTAAGTGGCAAGCACATAATGCGACAAGACACATAACTGATATT TGGTCGAATCTACTGAATGCTATGTTACGAGAAGCTGAATGGGCTAGAGATATGTCTGTGCCAACGATGGATGAATATATCGCCAATGGTTACGTATCATTTGCCTTAGGACCAATTGTCCTCCCAGCACTTTATTTTGTTGGGCCCAAGCTCCCAAATGATGTTGTGCAACACCCCGAATACCAGAGTCTATTCAAGTTAATGAGCACTTGCGGTCGTCTTCTTAATGACATCAGGAGTTTTGAG AGAGAGTCTAAGGATGGAAAACTAAATGCTGTAGCCTTGAGCGTCATTCATGGGAATGGCAGCGTAAGTGAGGAAGCAGCCATTGGAGATTTGAGCCGTACAATTGAAATCCAAAGGGGAGAACTCCTGAACATGGTTTTGCAAGGAGAGGGCAGCGTAGTTCCACGTGCTTGCAAGGATTTATTTTGGAAAATGAGCAAAGTGCTGCATCACTTTTACATCAAGGACGATGGTTTCAGTTCAATGGCGATGACCGATACTGTGAAGGCAATTATTCATGAACCTATAAATCTTGA TGCTGGAACTGCTGATTGGAGTGGTGAATATTGGATAATTTACTAG
- the LOC108946182 gene encoding uncharacterized protein — protein sequence MPTHILSVIDPPKNVLEHLHKTFARFFWSNKEEGRSRHWKKWQNLCLPKEEGDLGFRSLHDVSKALFAKLWWKFRTSKSLWSNFMWNKYCKKEPPTTVQFRQGSHVWRKMLEAREEVEQEILWEINMGSTNVWHENWTGLGALYYIVPNDYTINEDIQEVAELRVDDTWDEHLLAQSFPADIAQHIRQEVISGTTEDSWDVPRWMPTPSGNFSVSSAWNILRHRAHANPDYSKI from the coding sequence ATGCCAACGCACATCCTTTCTGTCATTGATCCACCTAAAAATGTACTTGAACACCTTCATAAAACCTTTGCGAGATTCTTCTGGAGTAACAAGGAAGAAGGTAGAAGTAGACATTGGAAAAAATGGCAAAATCTATGCCTTCCAAAGGAAGAAGGGGATTTAGGTTTTAGATCACTGCATGATGTATCAAAAGCTTTATTTGCCAAATTGTGGTGGAAGTTTAGGACATCCAAGTCCTTATGGTCTAACTTTATGTGGAACAAGTACTGTAAAAAGGAACCCCCGACAACTGTCCAATTTAGACAAGGATCTCATGTATGGAGGAAAATGTTAGAGGCTAGGGAAGAGGTGGAGCAAGAAATACTATGGGAAATAAATATGGGTTCTACTAATGTTTGGCATGAGAATTGGACTGGTCTGGGAGCCCTGTACTATATTGTTCCAAATGACTATACAATCAATGAAGATATACAGGAAGTAGCTGAATTGAGAGTGGATGATACCTGGGATGAACACCTACTAGCACAATCTTTCCCCGCGGACATTGCTCAACATATCAGGCAAGAAGTCATATCTGGCACTACTGAAGATTCCTGGGATGTTCCTAGATGGATGCCTACACCTTCAGGAAATTTTTCTGTTAGTAGTGCTTGGAATATTTTGAGGCATAGAGCTCATGCAAATCCTGACTACAGTAAGATATAG
- the LOC104102230 gene encoding zinc transporter 1-like: MNNHNVQVCSYCYKAVVLTCLVILVFAPGISGECTCNIKVDQPRNTKNSSDSLRYRLISIVSILIAGAIGVSLPLLARKIEALRPENDIFFMIKAFAAGVILATGFIHILPDAFQTLTSPCLQGMDPWGKFPFTGFFAMIASIGCLMIDTFATSFYQNRHFHIAKQVNIVDEEAARDDIQHSHSHASHVAHGATHSIGSDQELILSENIRNRIISQVLELGILVHSIIIGVSLGASQNTEMIKPLLVALSFHQFFEGMGLGGCISQAKFKSTSTAIMSVLFSLTTPAGIGIGIGISRVYNAHSSISLIVEGILNSASSGILIYMALVDILASDFMNPRMQNNVRLLCGAHISLLLGAGCMSVMAKWA, encoded by the exons ATGAATAACCACAATGTCCAAGTTTGTTCTTACTGCTATAAAGCTGTAGTATTAACATGCCTTGTCATTCTAGTCTTCGCCCCTGGAATCTCAGGTGAATGCACTTGCAACATCAAGGTTGATCAACCGCGAAACACCAAAAACAGTAGTGATTCCCTTAGATACAGACTCATATCAATAGTTTCAATACTGATTGCTGGTGCAATTGGGGTCAGTCTCCCACTTTTGGCAAGGAAAATTGAAGCTCTGAGGCCCGAAAATGATATTTTCTTCATGATCAAGGCCTTTGCTGCTGGTGTCATTCTAGCCACTGGCTTCATCCACATATTGCCTGATGCATTTCAGACACTAACATCACCTTGCCTGCAAGGCATGGACCCTTGGGGTAAATTCCCTTTCACAGGTTTCTTTGCCATGATCGCCTCTATTGGATGTTTGATGATTGATACATTTGCAACGAGTTTTTACCAAAACAGGCACTTTCACATAGCCAAGCAGGTCAATATTGTAGACGAAGAAGCAGCCAGGGATGACATACAACACAGTCATAGTCATGCCAGCCATGTTGCACATGGGGCGACTCATTCTATCGGATCTGATCAAGAATTGATTCTGTCTGAAAATATACGAAATCGCATCATATCACAG GTGTTGGAGCTAGGAATTCTGGTCCACTCCATAATAATTGGAGTTTCCTTAGGTGCCTCACAAAATACCGAAATGATAAAGCCTCTATTGGTTGCTCTGTCATTCCACCAATTCTTTGAGGGTATGGGACTTGGAGGCTGCATttcacag GCAAAATTCAAGTCTACATCAACAGCAATCATGTCAGTTCTTTTTTCTCTCACAACGCCAGCAGGAATTGGGATTGGGATCGGAATATCGAGGGTGTATAATGCCCATAGCTCTATTTCTCTAATAGTCGAAGGGATTCTGAATTCTGCTTCTTCAGGGATTTTAATCTACATGGCCCTCGTTGATATACTAGCATCAGATTTTATGAATCCAAGGATGCAGAACAATGTCAGACTTCTATGCGGGGCACACATTTCACTTCTTCTTGGAGCTGGGTGCATGTCTGTGATGGCTAAATGGGCTTGA
- the LOC138901593 gene encoding uncharacterized protein, whose product MSWFAEGDRNTSFFHNHANGKRKKIQLKRIQNHDGNWIESQERMVDAAVEFFHKQFTHEADHTSSELLNNVPSMVSCDQNIELCRIPTIEEVKAAVFSLSGESASGLDGFTVISRVVHDRLEKILPSLISSNQSGFVKGRSIFENILLTQEIVTDIILRGKPANVVIKLDMAKAYDGVSWKYLMHVLRKMGFAECFINMIWNLISNN is encoded by the exons ATGTCCTGGTTTGCAGAAGGAGACAGAAACACTAGTTTCTTTCATAACCATGCGAATGGTAAAAGGAAGAAAATCCAACTGAAGAGGATCCAGAACCATGATGGTAATTGGATTGAGTCGCAAGAACGGATGGTTGATGCAGCAGTTGAATTTTTCCACAAACAGTTCACACATGAAGCTGATCATACAAGTTCTGAGCTCCTCAACAATGTGCCCTCAATGGTGTCTTGTGATCAAAACATAGAACTTTGTAGAATTCctacaatagaggaggtaaaggCAGCGGTTTTTTCACTGAGTGGTGAAAGTGCAAGTGGGCTAGATGGTTTCACAG TTATCTCTAGAGTTGTTCATGATAGGTTGGAAAAAATATTGCCTTCTCTGATCTCTTCCAATCAGTCAGGATTTGTCAAGgggagaagtatatttgaaaacaTTCTGTTAACACAAGAGATTGTTACTGACATAATATTAAGGGGAAAACCTGCCAATGTAGTTATCAAACTTGACATGGCAAAGGCATATGATGGGGTCTCATGGAAGTATTTAATGCATGTTTTGAGGAAAATGGGATTTGCAGAATGCTTCATCAACATGatatggaatttaatttccaacaacTAG